The Silene latifolia isolate original U9 population chromosome X, ASM4854445v1, whole genome shotgun sequence genome contains the following window.
ggatgatcctcctaatacaaacctccaaagagaaagtctccttcaagaagcacccaagaacaaaacaCCCAACAATCTAACAAATATTAACAAGATATTTGTCAAAtataacccttgataatatgtaaatattattaaaaggttaGAGAGAATGTTTAACCTAGAGAGAGAAAGGAGAAAAAGCAGTCATCTCTAGGTTTTGCAAATTCTTAATTCTGATTGATTTCTTGATTGTTTTTCACAATGGTTAGGAAATCAACAAGATCTACTGTTGCTAAACATTCTAGTCCAAACAAAAGTAGGAATACTAATACATTTTCACCATTACAGTTGGAAAAATAGAAAGTTATTGGCAGGCCAAACGTGGAGGAAGGACAGAAAACTAAAAGTATTAATGAAATTGAGGGGATTGCTCCTTTCTCCACGGAGGAAATCCTGGTGGAGGACGTTGAGGACTCTGCATCTGAGAAGGACTCTGAATCTGAAAAAGATAATTTAATAGATGATGAAGGAGAATGGTTTCAGAGACATGGCAAAAAGATTATACAAATGATAGATGAGGAACCAGAGGAATTACTTCAATTGACAGAGGAAGATGTACAAGAGGAGATTACCTAATGGAAGCAGGCAGTGTATGGTTTTGTTGTGGGGGGCAATCCTCCATGGCAGATCCTTGAGGGTTTCCTGAAAAGGATATGAGGTAAGTATTCAATTGACAAAATATCGTTCCTACCTAATAGAGTTTTTTTGGCACGATTCCAAACAGCTAAAATGCAGCAGGCAGTCTTAGGAAGTGGATACTTCTTGTTTGACAATAAACCATTAATCATAAGGCCCTGGCAGCCTGACATTGATTTAGAAAAAGAGGAAATCAAATGTGTCCCAGCATGGATTAGGCTTAAAGGCTTACCTTTGAAATTCTGGGGTCAAAGTCTTCCCAAAATTGCTAATCTGGTTGGCAAATATGTGAAAAGTGATGCTGCCACAGAGAGTAAAACCAGGTTAGGGTTTGCTAGACTCATGGTAGAATTGAAAGTTGATCAAATATTTCCATCAAATATTACCTTTATGGATGAAAAGCAGAATAAAATCAAGATAACTGTGGAATACGAGTGGAAACCTAGTACCTGTAACAAATGCAAACAATTAGGGCATGAGCAAAACAATTGCAGGAAGGGTTTACACAAAAAGGTTAAGAAAATACAGAAGGTTTGGAGGCCAGTTCAAGTGAAGGAAATTCAGGCACCAATTGCATCTGACAACCCAGCACAAGATACCAGTACTCCATTGAATAAACCTATTCAGATCAGTAATGGGTCCATATCCCCTATCAGACTCCCTAGACAGGGTATTGATGTCATCTTATCCATACAAGGTTCTCCTACTTATAAAGAGGTCTTGAGTGGACAGAGCTCTCCTAAGGAAGGTAGTGTGCATAATGGTAATGAACCTCCTAATTTACCTCCATGATTAAGCTTGGTTTCTGGAATGTTAGGGGGTTGAATAGGGAGGAGAAGCAGAAGTTTGTGAATAGTTTCCTTCATAAGAATAAAGTAGCAGTTTTTGGTCTTttggaaacaaaaataaaagctaGCAATAAGAATAAAACTATGTATAGGGTTTTTCAGGATTGGAGTCTtacttctaataataataaacatCCAGAGGGTAGAATTATTGTTCTTTGGAAGCCTCACTGGGTTGACATACATATCCTTGAGTATGATGCTCAATATATTCATATGTGTGTCTTGGATAAGATAGGTAATAAACAGTTTCACTATACTATTGTCTATGCCTACAATGGGATCAGTGAAAGAGAGTCTCTGTGGAGTAATTTGAGTCGTATAGCTAGGTCTATGAGTGGACCTTGGGCAGTTGGGGGTGATTTCAACTGTGTTTTAAATGCTAACGAAATATTGGGGGTTTAGTGAGTAGTGCAGAGTCTGATCCttttcaggattgcttggacacCTGCCATTTAATTGACAGTCAAGCTCAAGGGGCTTTCTATACCTGGAATAATAAGCAAGAACCTGAGTCTAGAATTTATAGCAGACTAGATAGATTCTTGATCAATTGTGAATGGACTGATACATTCCCTCATTTGTGTGCCAATTTCTTACCTAAGGGTACTTATGATCACATACCTTTTATAGTTGATGGGGGACACCAAGATGGGCAGAGCAATCGTCCTTtcaaatactttaatatgtggagcATTTCCCCTTTGTTCCAGAGTATTGTTGCTCAGGTATGGGGGCAAAGAATTAAGGGAACCAGAATGTTCAAACTTGTTACTCGTTTGAAGAGACTCAAGCCAAAGTTCAAAGAGTTAAACAGGTCTCATTTCTCAGATATAGAGAATGCAGCTGAGCAAGCTATGACTAGCCTTACTCATATACAAAATCAGTTACAAGCATGCCCAGGAGATCTGACTTTGTTGCAGCTTGAGTATGAGACAAACAAGAAAGTTAGCCAAACTCAGAAAGCTAACATGGAGTATCTTAGGCAGAAGGCCAAGGCACATTGGATCACTGAGGGGGGCTTAAATAGTTCTTATTTTTATGGGGTAATTAAAGCTAGGAGACAACAGAATGCTATTCATGAGATCAAGGACTCCAAGGTAGTCCTACACATATCCAAGTTAGGTATTCAACAGGCCTTCCTTGAGTATTATCAATCCCTCCTGGGATCTCAGAGTGATGTTACTCCTGTGAATGTGCATATAGTGAGGAGGGGGAAAGTTTGTGATGTTTCTCAAGGACATAGACTTCTTGATCCAGTCACCaaagaggaaattaaaaatatTTTCCATTAGATTCCCAATGATAAGGCACCAGGACCAGATGGTTATTCAAGTAAGTTTTATAAGGATGCATGGGACATAGGTGGTTCAGATGTTACTGAAGCAGTCCGGGATTTTTATAGAACTGGCCAACTCCTTAAGCAAGTTAATACCACAATGGTGACCCTGATCCCAAAGGTAGATAGGCCCTCCACAGTTCCTCAATTTAGGCCTATTGCCTGTTgtaatgtaatttataaatgcATTTCTAAAGTTCTCTGTAACAGATTGGCTCTAATTTTACCTGAGGTGGTTTCACAAAATCGAGGGGGCTTCATACAGGGGAGGAGTATTATGAAAAATATCCTGATTTGCCAGGACATTATCAGGCTGTACTCTATGGGAAATGTATCCCCAAGATGCTTGTTCAAGCTAGACCTTCAGAAGGCTTATGACACAGTGGAGTGGAGTTTCCTTAATCAAATGCTCATTGCTCTTAAATTTCCAAGGACTTTTATTGGATGGGTGATGCAATGTGTCACAACAGCTACATATACTTTGAGTTTGAATAGAGATAGCTTTGGTTTTTTTGAAGGGAAGAGAGGGCTTAGACAGGGTGACCCCCTCTCTCCCCTGCTTTTCACGGTTTGCATGGAGTACCTAACCAGGCCACTAGCCTTTACCACAGAGACAATGATTTTTCATTATCATCCACTGTGTAAGCCTTTGAGACTCACTCatttgatgtttgcagatgatctccTCCTCTTTTGCAAAGGAGATGTGCAATCCATCATGGTAATCCTCAGGACATATTCTACTTTTTCTATTGCTTCAGGTCTGAAGATGAGTAAGGGTAAGTCTAATGTGTATTTTAATGGGGTCAAAGAAGAAATCAAGCATGATATTCTTCAGGTTTCTGGGTGTGTAGAAGGGACTCTCCCTTTTAGATACTTGGGAGTCCCCATCAAAACTACTAGATTGACTGCTCAAGACTGTGCACCTATTATTGAGAAACTCATGAATAAAATCAGGAGACTTGGCACCAGGAAGCTATCTTACGCTGGTAGACTAGTCCTAATAAAGTCTGTGTTGAAAACTTATCACAATTACTGGGCTCAAATGTTCATTTTGCCAAGTGGGGTCATAGCACGAATAGAAGCCATATGCAGAAATTTCCTCTCGGATGGGTCCACTGATTACATGAGGACTCCTTTTGTGGGGTGGTCCAAAGTCTGTAAGCCTAAGTCTGAAGGGGGTCTGGGTCTTAAAGATGATCTAGTCTGGAATAAGGCTGCTCTGGGTAAACTCTTGTGGTGGCTCTATGCAAAAGCTGACCACCTTTGGGTTAAGTGGGTTAGTCACACTTATCTTAAAGCTCAAGACTGGAAAATTTATGTCCCGACCCAAGACACCAGCTGGTACTGgagaaaagtttgcaaaatgaggGATCTTCTTATTGCCCCTATTTACAAAAGAAATGGGACAACATCCCTGGTAAAGCTTATACTATTGCCAAGGGGTATGAGTTTTTACGACATAAAAATGACCCAGTCTCTTGGGCATCCCTGGTCTGGAATCAAATGACTATTCCCAAACACAGTTTCCTTGCATGGATTTATTTCCATAAAGGTTTGAACACAAATGAAAACCTGAAAAGCTTTGGGGTGGACATTGACACTACCTGCCTTATCTGTGGAGATGGGAACGAATCCTTGGAGAATCTTTTCTTCTCCTGTGAATATAGTCAAAGAATCATTAGAAGAGTTGAACATTGGATGGGTCTTAGCTTACCACGGGACGATGTGACTGAATGGAGGATTAACATCCCTGGATCTCAGGACAAGAAGGATACTATCAATGAAATCATCAATGCTACAATGTATTCCATCTGGCACCAGAGAAATCGAAGTAAACATGAGGCTAACATCACCAGACCTGAAACAGTGGCTAATGGAATCATCAAAGATTTGAAGATTTGGCTAGCTAAAGTTGTGACAAGGAGGAAGAAAGTGCAGGATCAATGGATTTATTCGTTGtgcggagcttgagaggtcgccGTTGTCCTCTCTCTCCTGTTTTTGTTGTTAGAACGAAATAGGGTAAAATGTGTGTATGTCGGTGGGTGTGCTGGGCTTTTGTGCCTTGGTCCTTGCTGGTTCCTTTTTTTCTTTgtgttgtttttgtgtgtttAGTCTGGCTCCAAAATGGGTCGTCTTAACACGGTGTATGGTCACGACCTTCTTATTGATTTAATGAAAGCCtacattttataaaaaaaaaaaaatatgtaaatattactaacaaacTTAGTGAATAGTTATTTTAATTACTAACAATTAGtaagtgtttttattatttttagagagatgaaattTTCTTATAATTTCTATCACATGCAAATGTTCAAGTGTGTAAAAATGAACATAATCATAGAGTGTATAAGAGGGGGTGACCGATTTTGGTGAGAGGGAGTGGAGTgttatttttgtcttattttaatatgCCCAATGGAGCATAGTTTTGAAAAGAACAAAAGTATTATGGGAAGTGAAAATGTGTAAGTGGAATGATTGTGTCTAAAGCAACACACAATCCCATTTACACGatttccatgacccatttacgggtccattttggttcatATATTtttcgcacaaatacgtgtaattttattcaAACATcgattcatgtttaaatgcttcccgattaattttgtcaaaaacactccgtaaatatacgtgtaccgctacacatattatatacgtactaatattaatcacattaatcaattagtacaattttagtgaattaacaattaattaactaaaacccgtctcataaaatttattattcaattatcgcataattaaataataactgttgCGCCTCAAGTTcgtaactcgaaatctctctaaaaaggatcgactaaccttttagttaataaatcaagggactaaataaattgtatctcatacaattaattagttgtcaattggggtttgtacctttaggtgtgaccgaaaggggtcagttgatcaccgccgtcacacgacaataacgtcaaactctagtcagccaaccgttatcgatttacgtttaTAAACTAACGAGGATTATgaaataaatatcctgatgaaATTCCTTTAATTAGATTTATtaagtaaacgcactattgtggaggacactaactccaacatgtacgtggatgatatgattgtcaaatccaaagataggaaggggcacatcgacaaccttcgcaaattcttccttaGACTGCGaaagtataacatgaggctcTACCCTCTgaaatgtgcatttggagtaacgtcaggcaagcttctgggatatgtcgtcaacCAGAAGGGAATAGAAatcgatccatccaagatcaaagctttaatcgaaatgctacaaccccaaacagagaaggaggcTAGAGGATTTCTGGGCAAGGTACAGTATATAAGccaattcatatcgaaactcactatgatcagcgaacctattttcaaaaagctcaagaaaacaaatcataccatatgggatgacgactgccaaaaggcatttgacagaattaaggagatattggctaaatcaccagtgctaatgcctcctcaacgagatcaacctcttgggattatatctcacagtcaccgaaataaccatgggggctatgctcgcacagactgttggaaaagaagaaagagctatctactaccttagtaagaagttcctagAATACAAGTGTAAGTACacgcctctcgaaaagacatgcctcgctcttgtgtgggcgacaatGAAGCTATGctactacatgcttagcta
Protein-coding sequences here:
- the LOC141618078 gene encoding uncharacterized protein LOC141618078; this encodes MQQAVLGSGYFLFDNKPLIIRPWQPDIDLEKEEIKCVPAWIRLKGLPLKFWGQSLPKIANLVGKYVKSDAATESKTRLGFARLMVELKVDQIFPSNITFMDEKQNKIKITVEYEWKPSTCNKCKQLGHEQNNCRKGLHKKVKKIQKVWRPVQVKEIQAPIASDNPAQDTSTPLNKPIQISNGSISPIRLPRQGIDVILSIQGSPTYKEVLSGQSSPKEGSVHNGNEPPNLPP
- the LOC141618079 gene encoding uncharacterized protein LOC141618079; the encoded protein is MIKLGFWNVRGLNREEKQKFVNSFLHKNKVAVFGLLETKIKASNKNKTMYRVFQDWSLTSNNNKHPEGRIIVLWKPHWVDIHILEYDAQYIHMCVLDKIGNKQFHYTIVYAYNGISERESLWMSSAESDPFQDCLDTCHLIDSQAQGAFYTWNNKQEPESRIYSRLDRFLINCEWTDTFPHLCANFLPKGTYDHIPFIVDGGHQDGQSNRPFKYFNMWSISPLFQSIVAQVWGQRIKGTRMFKLVTRLKRLKPKFKELNRSHFSDIENAAEQAMTSLTHIQNQLQACPGDLTLLQLEYETNKKVSQTQKANMEYLRQKAKAHWITEGGLNSSYFYGVIKARRQQNAIHEIKDSKVVLHISKLGIQQAFLEYYQSLLGSQSDVTPVNVHIVRRGKVCDVSQGHRLLDPVTKEEIKNIFH